In Zingiber officinale cultivar Zhangliang chromosome 8B, Zo_v1.1, whole genome shotgun sequence, a single genomic region encodes these proteins:
- the LOC122015154 gene encoding tubby-like F-box protein 8, which translates to MSFRSIVRDIRDGIGSLSRRSFEVKLGSLSGHLRGKSQSFVAEPHDSSPVIQSSRWASLPPELLRDVIKRLEDSESTWPSRKHVVACAAVCRAWREMCREIVRSTEFCGKITFPISLKQPGHRDGMVQCFIKRDKSKLTYHLYLCLSPAVLVENGKFLLSAKRIRKTARTEYIISMDADHISRSTNTYIGKLRSNFLGTKFVICDTQPPYNGAAICPPGRTSRRFYSKKVSPKVPSGSYNIAQVSYELNVLGTRGPRRMHCVLHSIPASALEPGGIVPGQPDNLVSRSLEESFRSMSFSKSMDRSMDFSSARFSDIIGGTQDGDESIEAKERPLVLRNKPPRWHEQLQCWCLNFRGRVTVASVKNFQLIAATQPSAGAPTPSQPAPAEHDKVILQFGKVAKDMFTMDYRYPLSAFQAFAICLSSFDTKLACE; encoded by the exons ATGTCGTTCCGTAGTATAGTTCGTGATATAAGAGATGGCATCGGGAGCCTGTCAAGGCGAAGTTTTGAAGTGAAACTTGGGAGTCTTTCAGGACATCTCAGGGGAAAGTCTCAAAGCTTTGTCGCTGAGCCACATGATTCATCTCCTGTTATTCAGTCGAGTCGTTGGGCTAGCCTTCCACCAGAGCTTCTTCGGGATGTCATCAAAAGACTGGAGGATAGTGAAAGCACCTGGCCATCCCGAAAACATGTTGTTGCCTGTGCAGCTGTGTGCAGAGCTTGGAGGGAAATGTGCAGAGAGATAGTACGAAGTACAGAGTTTTGTGGGAAGATAACTTTTCCAATCTCATTGAAACAG CCTGGCCATCGAGATGGAATGGTCCAGTGTTTCATCAAGAGGGACAAATCCAAATTAACTTACCATCTCTATCTTTGTCTTAGTCCTG CTGTGCTTGTAGAGAATGGGAAATTCCTTCTCTCGGCAAAAAGAATTCGTAAAACAGCACGTACTGAGTATATCATATCTATGGATGCTGACCACATATCGAGATCGACCAATACCTACATTGGGAAGTTGAG GTCCAATTTCCTTGGTACTAAGTTTGTAATTTGTGACACTCAGCCTCCATACAATGGGGCTGCTATCTGTCCGCCCGGACGGACAAGCCGCAGGTTTTACTCAAAGAAAGTTTCTCCTAAGGTCCCATCCGGCAGCTACAACATAGCTCAGGTGTCATACGAGCTGAATGTTCTTGGCACGCGGGGACCTCGTCGAATGCATTGCGTTTTGCACTCTATTCCTGCTTCAGCACTTGAGCCTGGTGGCATAGTTCCTGGTCAGCCGGACAACCTTGTTTCTCGCTCACTGGAGGAGTCCTTCCGCAGCATGTCCTTCTCCAAGTCCATGGACCGTTCCATGGATTTCAGCAGCGCTCGCTTTTCTGATATCATTGGGGGAACTCAAGATGGGGATGAGAGTATCGAAGCCAAGGAGCGACCACTGGTTCTTCGGAACAAACCCCCTAGATGGCATGAACAATTGCAGTGTTGGTGCTTGAATTTTCGAGGTCGGGTCACCGTCGCCTCCGTAAAGAACTTTCAACTCATTGCCGCAACGCAACCTTCTGCAGGTGCTCCTACTCCATCCCAACCAGCACCCGCAGAGCACGATAAGGTCATACTTCAGTTTGGCAAGGTCGCAAAGGACATGTTCACTATGGATTACCGCTACCCACTCTCAGCATTCCAAGCTTTTGCTATCTGTTTAAGTAGCTTCGACACCAAGCTGGCTTGTGAATAA
- the LOC122015153 gene encoding crossover junction endonuclease EME1B-like yields the protein MGLYVGLRQFVLVIWRLRSSKRQNFPQFPTPTPRLRTAVMDGRPPTACTIDIISDEDENEDSSLQGPPNKASKMDGEGHRRGRPPLTVVVIDDGVTPQKENPVRTTYFIPETPMSPGKPFDSDPSIVKCSLTRAKVANDSSEFSGVGRLICLESDNESELDVPLITTKKSGTDIIASTSYENSQVHLSSQRVEEPKGSGVIQDCFPMYDLVLDNYNNNDKDLMKHGRDGIMDDNNETQIIGESPPDIDNIVEQTPFQTGQDSCCQGMYNKENITVIENQEGFGKTHQRTEAEGRKGQLKEKKLHLREERKRLKQQEKLQKEALKTEAAEAKKLEKERQKWEKGKFALKSMMAEIDAKIIENGSVGGLLLTRFAEKGLSFRITSNPIQRSILWKINAPDHITELSLLGSDVPYILLVHQAEEFCDLVSNGSLFANIQIVQNKYPGFTICYLTNKLMSYIKKCEQAQYKNPSNVCNWRRPPVEEVLSKLVTHYSEVHSRDCIDEAEVAETIVGLTFSLANCQFRKKPTWLSVHANGTIIPKDFIDRKLIKGSVWLKALIAIPKVQPRYAVAIWKKYPTMRSLLNVYMDPTKSVHEKEFLLKDLMIEGALGTEVRRLGDVCSKRVYRILMAQNGGIETDDVEQGADSFHP from the exons TTCCCCACTCCGACTCCTCGCTTGCGCACCGCCGTGATGGATGGCCGACCGCCGACCGCCTGCACCATCGATATCATCTCCGACGAAGATGAAAACGAAGACTCATCCTTGCAGGGCCCTCCAAATAAGGCGTCGAAGATGGATGGAGAGGGGCACAGACGGGGAAGGCCGCCTTTAACCGTCGTCGTCATCGACGACGGCGTAACTCCGCAAAAAGAGAATCCAGTTCGCACGACCTATTTCATCCCGGAGACGCCTATGTCTCCTGGAAAGCCCTTCGATTCCGATCCTTCCATTGTCAAATGCAGCCTTACTCGTGCCAAAGTAGCCAACGACTCGTCAGAATTTTCTG GAGTTGGGCGTTTGATATGCTTGGAGTCAGATAATGAATCTGAACTTGATGTACCTTTGATAACTACAAAGAAATCAGGGACAGATATCATTGCATCAACATCATATGAGAACTCTCAGGTACACTTAAGCTCTCAGAGAGTTGAAGAACCGAAAGGTTCAGGGGTAATACAGGATTGCTTCCCCATGTATGACCTAGTTCTTGACAATTATAATAACAATGATAAAGATCTTATGAAGCATGGCAGAGATGGAATAATGGATGACAACAATG AGACACAGATTATTGGAGAGAGCCCACCAGATATTGACAACATTGTTGAACAAACTCCATTCCAG ACTGGACAAGACAGTTGCTGTCAGGGCATGTACAATAAGGAAAATATCACTGTGATAGAGAATCAAGAGGGTTTTGGGAAAACACACCAAAGAACTGAGGCTGAAGGAAGAAAGGGGCAACTTAAGGAAAAGAAGCTTCATTTACGCGAAGAACGAAAACGACTAAAGCAG caagaaaaattacagaaagaaGCTCTTAAAACTGAAGCAGCCGAGGCAAAGAAATTGGAGAAGGAGAGGCAAAAATGGGAAAAAGGAAAATTTGCACTGAAATCCATGATGGCTGAGATTGATGCTAAAATCATTGAAAATGGGTCAGTTGGTG GCCTTCTTTTGACGAGGTTTGCTGAAAAAGGTCTCTCTTTTCGCATAACCTCAAATCCAATTCAAAGATCAATTTTATGGAAGATTAATGCACCTGATCATATCACAGAG CTTTCACTTCTTGGATCAGACGTGCCATACATACTCCTAGTGCATCAGGCAGAGGAATTCTGTGACCTTGTGTCTAATGGATCCCTTTTTGCCAATATCCAGATAGTTCAAAATAAGTATCCAGGTTTCACAATATGTTATCTCACCAACAAACTAATGAGTTACATCAAGAAATG TGAACAGGCTCAATACAAAAATCCATCAAATGTCTGTAACTGGAGACGCCCACCTGTTGAGGAG GTTCTATCGAAATTGGTAACTCATTACTCAGAAGTTCACTCCAGGGATTGCATAGATGAAGCAGAAGTAGCAGAAACCATTGTTGGCTTAACATTCAGCCTCGCTAATTGTCAATTTAG AAAGAAGCCGACTTGGTTGTCTGTACATGCTAATGGGACCATTATTCCCAAGGATTTCATTGACAGGAAGTTGATCAAAGGAAGTGTCTG GCTTAAAGCTTTGATAGCCATTCCGAAGGTTCAACCGAGGTATGCCGTTGCCATTTGGAAGAAATATCCAACTATGAGATCCCTATTGAACGTGTATATGGATCCAACTAAGTCG GTACACGAGAAGGAATTTCTGCTCAAAGATCTAATGATAGAGGGAGCACTGGGCACGGAAGTAAGGCGGCTTGGCGATGTTTGTTCGAAGAGAGTGTACAGGATACTCATGGCTCAGAATGGAGGAATAGAAACTGATGATGTCGAGCAAGGTGCTGATTCTTTCCACCCTTGA